The genomic DNA ATGTCCACTGGAGGGAAGTCATGCAAGCCCTGCGGAACATTCCCTATGACGACTACCTCATCGCCGAATTCATCCCGCCGTACCGTTACAGCACCGAAGCGCTCCTTGCAAACCTCTCATACAACATGGATGTTCTCATAGGGCTTGCCCAGGGGAGGTGATGGAAAGGCTTAAAAACTGGGAAAAATCTTTGGCTTTTCAAAAAACCCTACGAAGGAGGGAGAACCCATGAAGCGGTGGATTGTCGGCTGTGTTGCTCTTCTTGTGGTGGTACTTGCGCTCTCTTTGGGAGCCGGGGCTCAGAAGAAAGTGAGCATCCTCTGGATGGAGTACGACGGCCTCACTCCCGATTACGCCTTGAGTCTTGAGAAAGCCTTCGAGGAAGCCAACCCCGGTGTGGACCTTGAAATCATCTCCACTCCCTGGAACTTAGGCCATGACCGGCTCATTTCCCTTCTTGCAGGTAAAGAGCCCCCAGACCTTGCCGTGATCGGAACCCGATGGCTCTTAGAGCTCCTTGACATGGATGTTGTGGAACCGATTGAAAAATGGGTGAGCAAAGAGCTCCTCGACAACATCGACCCGGCACTGATGGAAGGAAAAATAAAGGGGGTTCTCTACGGGCTCCCGGTAGCTGCAGGGACACGACTCATGTACTACCGCTCGGACATCATTGACAAGGCTCCAGAGACCTTCGAAGAGATGCTCCTCATTGCCCAGAAAATCAACAAACCCGAGGAGAAATTCTACGCCGTGGGCATGGCCGGCAAAAAGTACGTGGAGCTCACCGAGCACGCCTACTACCTCTTCGGCAACGGCGGGTACTACTTCGAAATCCTTCCCGACGGGAGCTACGGCAAGTGCCGGGTGAACGACGAGGCTGGAGTCGGTGCCCTGACTTTCATGAACGATCTCGTGAACAAGTACAAGGTGACGCAACCTGGTGTCACCGCGTACACTCGAGATGAGGTGCAGGACCTCTTCGTTGCCGGAAACTTGGGCATTTTCTTAAGCGGTGGATTCACAGCCACTCTCCTTGAGCAGCGGGGTGTGACTTTCAAGTGGGATGTGGCCCCAATGCCGTACTTTGAAGGAAAACCCCAGAGCACGCTCATCGTCACCGACTCGATTGTTCTCTTTAAGACCTCAGACGCCAAAGAGGAGGCTGGAAAGTTCCTCGACTTCTTCTACTCCGACCCCTGGAGACTCCAGTTCGACAAACTCGTCGGCTTCCCGCCGGTCACAAAGTCCCTGGCTAACGACCCTGCCTTCCAGAAGCCGGTGTACAAAGTCATGATTGAGCAGATTCCAAACGCCAAGGGTTGGCCCCTCATTCCCGAGTGGCCGGAGTGCAACGACATCATCTGGGACAACATCGTAGCCACCTTCCTCGGCGAGAAGGACCCGAAGACCGCCATGGATGACGCGGCACGGGAAATCGACGCCCTGCGGGGAATGTGAGGGAAACCCAGGAGGGGCTCTTCGCCTCTCCTGGCCTCCTCTGAAGGGAGAAGGTCAACTTGCGAAAGGGGAAATTCTGGAGAACTGAATCGGGCCTTGCCTTTCTCTTCCTTCTTCCAGCCTGCGTCTTTCTCCTCCTTTTCATGTTCTACCCCATTGTCTACGTGATTCTCATGTCCTTCTTCCGGGTGAACAAACTCGGGGATCTCGTGAGTTTCTCCGGTCTTGCCAACTTTCGCTTCATGTTCGATCGTCCCGAGTTCTGGCAAATCATCATCCGGTCCTGCGTATGGACCGCCTCAGCCGTAGCAGTCAAGACCGGTATCGGTCTTGTCATTGCCCTTCTCCTCAACGTGGATTTTCGGGGGCGGAAAATCGCCCGAAGCCTTGTCATTATCCCCTGGGCAAGTTCTGTGCCCATAAGCGCTATGATCTGGCAGTGGACCTACAACAACGACTTTGGGCTCCTCAACCATACCCTGCGAGCTCTGCGTGTTTTTGGCGAACCACCCATATGGCTTGCCGAACCGCGTCCGGCGTTCTTTGCCAACCTCTGGGTGGACATCTGGTGTGGCATCCCCTTCATGGCGCTGGTGTTCTTAGCGGGGCTCCAGGCCATTCCTCAGGAGCTCTACGAGGCTGCCGAGGTCGATGGGGCAACGCCTTTTGCAAAATTCCGCTTCGTGACTCTACCTCTTTTGAGCAACGTTCTCACGGTGGCAACGCTCCTTTCTATTCTTTGGACTTTCAACGACTTCAACGTCATCTACGTTCTCACCGGAGGAGGTCCGGGAACCTCAACCGACATCCTCATCACCTACATCTACAAGTACGCCTTCCAGTACCTCCGCTTTGGCCCGGCTGCGGCCATGGCAGTCATCACCTTTGTCATTCTCCTTACGGTGAGCATCCTCTACGCCCGTAGCTACTTCAAAGGGGGGGTGTACTGAATGCGCAGTCGAAGCCTCTACCTCGTGTACCCACTCATCGTCTTCATCCTTCTTGTCCTTCTCTTCCCCTTCTTCGTCATGGTCTCGACAGCTCTCAAGCCCTTGGAAGAGGTCTACGCCACTCCACCGCACTGGATTCCCCGCACCATCCGGTGGGCAAACTTTTCCGATATCTGGACCAAGTACCCGATGGGGGCGTACTTTAAAAACAGCTTCATCGTTGCCCTCGGGGCGACCCTGGTGAATATGGCCTTTTGCATCCCTGCAGCCTATGCCGTTGCCCGCCTCCGCTTCCGCTCGAAAAGCTTCATCATGTACCTCATCCTCGTCGTCCAGATGTTCTCCCCCATCATCGTGGTCATCTCTCTTTTCAAAATCGTTGCCCGCCTTGGACTCTTGAACACCCTCCTCTCCCTCATCCTCACAAACAGCGTCTTCACCCTTACCTTCTCCATATGGCTCCTTGGAGGGTACTTTCGCAACGTCCCCAAAGAAATCGAGGAAGCAGCTCTCATCGATGGATGCACAAGGCTTCAAGCCATCGTCAGGGTGCTTTTGCCTGTGGCCATGCCTGGAGTGGTGACTACCATCATCTACACCTTCATCACCGCCTGGAACGAATTCATGTTTGCCCTGACCTTCATCCAGTCCATGGACAAGCGTCCCCTCACCCTGGGGCTCTACAACTTCATCGGCCGCTGGACCGTCCAGTGGCAGTACCTCATGGCGGCAGCGCTCTTGGCCCTTTTGCCGGTGGTCATCCTCTTCTTCTTTATCGAGCGGGAACTCGTGCACGGCTTAGCCGGCGGTGCAGTAAAAGGGTAAAAGGAGGCGTTTCTATGAGTTNNNNNNNNNNCCTATTCTTTAGCCAAGTTCATTCCCTTTCAGGACCGGGAGGCGTGTGAGCGGGTGCGGAAAATCACGAAAGAGGAAATCACGAAGCACCCGAATCTGGACTTCCACATCCGTATCATCGAGGAAAAGAACGACTTCTACTTCCAGTTTGCCCTGGATATTGTGACCCGTATTGTGGAGGCGCGGGAAAGGGGGGAGAAGCTTGTCCTCATTCTCCCTGTGGGTCCGGTGCCCCAGTACCCCATCGCTGCAGAAATGATCAATAAGCTTCGTATTCCCATGGACCATGTGTATACCTTCAACATGGATGAATACGCCGACGAGGAAGGGAATACCGCTCCCTTTGACTGGCCCGGGTCGTTCCAGCGGGCGATGTGGGAGAACTTCTTCGGGCGCATTGATCCAAAGCTTCGTCCCCCAGAAAAGAACATCCACTTCCCCACCAAAGACGTTCTTCCCGACTACGCCAAAATGATTGCAGACCTTGGGGGAGCGGACTGCTGCTACGGAGGCGTGGGCTGGTGTGGGCATATCGCTTTTTGGGAGGCTCATCTTGGCTTTGAGTTTGGGGATGATCTCGAGGCCTTCAAGAAAGCCGGTCCCCGGATTGTGGAGCTCCACCCCATGACCATCATGCAGAATGCCCTCCACTCCTTTAGCGGTGATTGGTCCTTGGTGCCCCCCAAAGCGGCCACCATCGGTCCGGCCCAAATCGTCCAGGCCAAGTGGCGGAGTTTCTGGCTTGACGGGTACATAGGGGGTGGAGTGAGCTGGCAGCGTTTCATCGCCCGCCTTGCTGCCCATGGACCGGTGACTCCTCTCGTTCCGGCATCCATTCTCCAGACCCTTCCTGGAGATTACACACTCCTTGGAGGTGTGGCGGAGAATGTGGAAATCCACATGGCCTAAGGAGGGGAAAGAATGGAAACCCTGGCGATTTTTGGAGGGAAGCCTCTCAACAGTACCCCTTTTCCCATGTGGCCTTCTTTCTCGGAGAAAACGAAGAAGGAGGCCCTCAAGCCCCTGGAAACGGGGCTTGTGAACTACTGGACGGGGACAAAGGGGGTGGAATTCGAGGAAAAGTGGGCAGCATACTGCGGATGCAAATTCGGGGTCTCGACGACCAACGGAACCTCAGCCCTCCACACTGCCCTGGCTGCCTGCGAGATTGGACCGGGGGACGAAGTCATCGTACCTTCCTACTCCTTCATCGCCTCGGCATTCTGTGTCCTCCAGGCAGGGGCCATTCCAGTCTTTGCCGATGTTCGGAGAGAAACCCATACTCTCGACCCCCAGGATGTGGAACGGAAAATCACTCCCCGAACCCGGGCAATTCTTCCGGTGCACCTCTATGGCATCCCCTGCGATATGGACGAAATCATGGCCATTGCGAAAGCTCACAATCTCTTTGTCATCGAGGACTGCGCCCAGGCCCACGGGAGCGAGTACAAGGGGAAAAAGGTGGGAAGTATCGGTCATGCCGGGGCTTTCAGCTTCTGCCAGTCGAAGCACTTCACGACCGGCGGCGAAGGGGGCTGTGTGGTCACAAATGATGAGGACATCTTCTGGCGCGCCAAATCCTTCCGGGACCACGGGTTCAACGTCAAGGAAAGACTCAGACTTCTGGAACTTGAGCGGAAGCTCTTCTACATCCATGAACGGGTGGGCTTCAACTACCGGATGACGGAAATCCAGTCCATCATCGGCCTCTGTGAGCTTGAGCGTTTCGAGAGCTGGAACAAACCACGCCGGGTAGCCATTGGAGAGAAACTCCTCTCTTACTTTACAGGGCACGAGGCGGTGCTCTACCTTCCACCCCACCGAAAAGAGGGGAAGTACATCTCCTTCTGGCTCTTCCCCATCGTCCTTGATATTGAGCGCATCCGCTGCTCCATCAAGGAATTCTGGCAGGCCATTGAAGCTGAAGGCGTCCCTGTGGCTCCGGTCCTCTGGCCCCAGATGTACCGGGAAGAGGCCTTCCTCAAGCACAATGGTTTCGGAAGGGCCAAATTCCCCTTCCGGTCGAAGGAGTACACGAATCCCGAGAGCGTCGAGTACCACAAGGTCCACTGCCCAAACGCCGCCTGGCTTGAGGAGCGAACGTTCTGTTTCCCTGCTCACCCGGTGTACGAAGACCACCACGTGGAACTCATGATTGCCGCTTTTGAGAAAGTCTACCGGCACTTCAAGCGATAGGAGGCCAAAATGCTCGTCCGATGGGGTGTCATCGGTTCTGGTGGCATCGCGAAGCGGCGGACCATTCCAGAGGTTTTGCGCTTTGCGAAAAAAAGTGAAATCGTCGCCCTCATGGATGTGGATGAAGAAGCCCTCCGATCCCAGGCCCGAGAATTCGGCATCACCAAAACGTACACCACCGTCACAGACCTCCTCAAAGAGGACCTCGATGCTGTTTACATTGCCTCCCCTGTGGCTTTCCACTTTGTCCAGGCCAAGGAAGCCTTAGAAGCGGGGAAACATGTTCTCTGTGAGAAACCCCTGAGTCTTCGAGTTGAAGAAGCCGAAGAGCTCCTTGCCCTTGCCGAGAAGAAAAACCTGAAATTCGGTGTGGCCTTCATGATGCGGTACAATGTATACCACGAGAGAATCAAAGCGTTCATCGAGGAGGGAAAAATTGGGCAACCGGTTTTTGCCCGAGCCCAGCTCACCTGCTTCTATCCTCCCATTCCTGGGGCCTGGCGGCAGAAAAAAGCCACCGGGGGTGGTGGAGCTTTGATGGATATGGGCTGCCACTGCATCGATCTTCTCGAGTGGTTCTTCGGAGAGATCCGGGAAGTCTTTGGATTCCTCGACACCATCACCCACTCGTATGAGGTGGAGGACACAAGTACCGTCCTTCTCAAGTTCAAAAACGGAGCACAGGGTTTCGTGGACAACTTCTTCAACATTCCGGATGAGGCGGGACGGAATCTTCTCGAAATCTACGGAACCAAAGGAGCCATCTTTGCCCAGGGCACCATAGGCCAGGACCCAGGTGGGGAGGTCTGGTACTACTTTTCGGAAGAGAAAAGAACGTACGATGCCCTACAGAAACGAACCTCCTCGGGCTGGCAGAAACTCGAGCTCTCCCCAAAGCCCCTTTACGCCCAAGAGGTGGATGCCATGAGCGAATGGATTCTCGGCGGAGAGAAGCCACGGATAGCCGCCGAAATCGGGGTTCGGAACATGAAGGTCATTTCGGCAATCTACCGCTCGGCCAAAACAAAGAGAGCCGAAGCGGTATGAAAGGGAGGGATACCGGTGAAAAAACTTCTGGGTGTTCTTGTCCTTGTGAGTCTTGTGCTCCTTGGTGCTTCTGCTTTCGGGAAAGTGGAAATCAGCGGGCTTTTCATGAAGCAAGCAGGGTACCAGGAAAGCGATATCCGGGCAATGACCGAAGAATTCCTCAAAATCCGCCCGGACATCGACGTGAAGCTCTCCTTTGTGGCCTACGAAGAGCTCCACGACAAAATCGTCGTTGCCGCCGCAAGTGGAGCAGGTACATACGACGTGATTCTCCTTGACTGCATCTGGCCGGCAGAATTCGCCGAAGCGGGATGGCTCCTTGACGTCACCGACCGGCTCCCCGAAGAAGACCGGGCCGATATCTTCCCAGAGGTTCTTTCCTCCGTAACCTACAAGGGACGCCTCTACGGCATGCCCTGGCTCAACGACTGGGAGTACTTCTTCTACAACAAGAAGATGCTCGAGGACGTAGGGGCACAGCCACCGAGCTTCTGGACAGAGGTCATCGACATTTCCCGAAAGCTCAAGGAAAAGGGTATCGTGGAGTACCCCATCATCGACGCCTGGGGCCAGGGGGAAGCGGTGGTCATTCAGTGGCTCCAGTACGTCTACGCCATGGGTGGAGCACCCTTTGACGAGGCCGGCAACCCCGTCATGAACCAGGGGAAACCTCTCGAGGCTTTGCAGTTCATGGTGGACCACATGAACGAGGGCCTCTTCAACCCCGCCTGCATCGAGTCCTTCTACGAGGAAGTGCGGCGAGTTTTCTCCGCCGGACAAGCCGCCTTCGGGCTCAACTGGACGTACATGTACAACCTGGCGAATGACCCCCAGGAATCCCAAATCGCCGGGAATGCCGTCATCGCCCTCATCCCCGGGTTTCCTGATGGTCGGCGGAGCGCCACCTGTAACGGGGGCATGGGCCTGAGCATCCTCACCTCAAGCCAGCATCCTGATGAGGCCTGGGAGTACGTCCGGTACTTAGCAAGCAAAGAGGTCCAGAAAAAGTACAGCCAGAATGCGCTTCCCATCTGGAAATCCCTTTACGATGACCCGGAACTCATTGCTCAGCAACCCGAACTCGTCAAAGTGGCCAAAGAGCAAATCCACTACATCTTTGACCGTCCCCAGGTTCCCTGGTACTCCCAGTTCTCGCTCATCCTGAGCGAGGAACTCCAGGCTGCCCTCACCGGCGCGAAAACTCCCAAACAGGCCATGGACGACGCAGTAGCCCGAGCCAAAGAGGTCATGGAGCGGTATGCGAAGTAGGCAGAAAATCTCCCCCTCCGGAAGACCCCCCGGAGGGGGACTCCTCCGGAAAAAAGAAATCGCCTTTGCCTGGACCCTTATACTCCCTTCCTTTGTCTTCATCGGTCTTATCCTCTTCTACCCCATGGGGCTCTCCTTCTACCTCAGCCTCTTCCAGGTCGACCTCACGAGGAAAGGCGCAGGAACTCCTTTCGTGGGCCTTGCAAACTACGTGGATATTCTCAAAAGCAGCTACTTCTGGAGCTCCGTGGGACGCACGGCGTACTTCACCGTGGTTTCCATCGCCATCGAGATGGTCATTGGCCTTTTCATCGCCCTTCTTCTTAATGAGAAGTTCAAAGGACGGGGGGTTCTGCGGAGCCTCCTCCTTCTCCCCTGGGCTTTACCGATTACCGTAGACGCCATAATGTGGAAGTGGATTTTCAACGCCAACTATGGGGTTTTCAACGCCCTTTTGACCCAACTTGGCATCATCGAGAAGTACCAGCCCTGGCTTACGAAACCCTGGAGCGCCATGCACTGCGTCATCGTGGCCGACGTATGGAAAGTCACCCCCCTTGTGGCACTCCTTCTCCTTGCCGGACTCCAGACCATCCCCCGAGAACTCTACGAGGCCGCCTACGTCGATGGGGCCGGGTGGTTCCGAACACTCTGGAAAATTACTCTTCCCCTCCTTGGGCCCACGATAACCGTTGTTCTTGTCCTTCGGACTCTTGATGCCTTTCGTGTTTTCGACATCGTCTACGTCATGACCCAGGGAGGACCGGCCAACGCCACAAAGGTCATCTCTTTCCTCACCTACCAGGAGGCTTTCAAATTCCTCCACTTCAGCCGAGGCGCCGCCCTCTCGTACATCATCACCCTCATCGTGGCTTTACTTGCCTACCTCTACACCCAGACCATGAAACGGCAAATCGAGTATTGAGGAGGATACGCCATGGGTCTTCGAAGAATGCGAATTGTACGGGGAATCATTATCGGGGTCTTTTCCCTCCTCCTTGCAGGGGTTCTCCTTGCTCCACCTCTTTGGCTTTTCATCTCAAGCATTGCCGACCTCAAGGACCTCTTGCGCATCCCCCTCCGCTTCATTCCCGAGAATCCTTCCTTTTCCCGATACGCCAGCATCCTTTTTGGCTCGGGACCAGAGAGCGAGTTCCGGAAAATCATGCTGAACAGCATCTACGTTGCAGCCTTTGTAACCCTCATCTGCGTCGCCCTTGGGGTCCTTGCAGCCTACGCCTTTTCCCGCCTCCGCTTCCCAGGAAAGGAAAAGGTCCTCTTCGTCCTTCTTTTCTCCTACATGCTTCCCCCAATCGCCGTCATCATCCCCCTCTACCAGATGTTCAGCAAGGTCCAGATGCTCGACACAAGGGAAGCTCTCATCCTCGTGTACTCAGCAATTCTTGTCCCCTTCGTCATCTGGATGATGCGAACGTACTTTGACACCATTCCCCGAGACCTTGAGGACGCCGCTAAAATCGACGGTTGCACTCATCTCCAGACTCTCTTCCGGGTTATCCTCCCCCTTTGCCTTCCCGGCATCGTAGCCACCCTTCTTTTTGCCTTCCTCATGTCCTGGGAGGAATTCTTCATCGCCCTCATCCTCACCTCAACTCCACAGAGCAAAACCGTCCCCGTGGCCATTGCCGAATTTTCCGGTCGGCACTCCATCGATTTTGGCATGATGGCCACAGGAGGGGTGTTGGCAAGCCTTCCACCCGTATTCATCGCCCTCTTTTTCCAGAAGTACATCATCGGTGGACTCCTCTCGGGAGCGGTGAAAGGGTAGACTCAGAAGTACACCCTGTTCGAGCTGACCGTAATCCAGGAGCTACCCAGGCGTCCTTCAATAACGATTTCTATCCATCGCACCCGTGTGTAATTGTTGCCGATGAGTACTTCTCCGGTAACCGAGCGCACTTCCCCAGGCAGAAGAGGATTCCCATCAATCGGTATCGACATTTCCACGGTGGCGCAGGTACCGCTCCAGAGAGAACATTCCTCCCCTTTCC from Candidatus Caldatribacterium sp. includes the following:
- a CDS encoding sugar ABC transporter substrate-binding protein; the encoded protein is MKRWIVGCVALLVVVLALSLGAGAQKKVSILWMEYDGLTPDYALSLEKAFEEANPGVDLEIISTPWNLGHDRLISLLAGKEPPDLAVIGTRWLLELLDMDVVEPIEKWVSKELLDNIDPALMEGKIKGVLYGLPVAAGTRLMYYRSDIIDKAPETFEEMLLIAQKINKPEEKFYAVGMAGKKYVELTEHAYYLFGNGGYYFEILPDGSYGKCRVNDEAGVGALTFMNDLVNKYKVTQPGVTAYTRDEVQDLFVAGNLGIFLSGGFTATLLEQRGVTFKWDVAPMPYFEGKPQSTLIVTDSIVLFKTSDAKEEAGKFLDFFYSDPWRLQFDKLVGFPPVTKSLANDPAFQKPVYKVMIEQIPNAKGWPLIPEWPECNDIIWDNIVATFLGEKDPKTAMDDAAREIDALRGM
- a CDS encoding sugar ABC transporter permease; its protein translation is MRKGKFWRTESGLAFLFLLPACVFLLLFMFYPIVYVILMSFFRVNKLGDLVSFSGLANFRFMFDRPEFWQIIIRSCVWTASAVAVKTGIGLVIALLLNVDFRGRKIARSLVIIPWASSVPISAMIWQWTYNNDFGLLNHTLRALRVFGEPPIWLAEPRPAFFANLWVDIWCGIPFMALVFLAGLQAIPQELYEAAEVDGATPFAKFRFVTLPLLSNVLTVATLLSILWTFNDFNVIYVLTGGGPGTSTDILITYIYKYAFQYLRFGPAAAMAVITFVILLTVSILYARSYFKGGVY
- a CDS encoding carbohydrate ABC transporter permease, whose amino-acid sequence is MRSRSLYLVYPLIVFILLVLLFPFFVMVSTALKPLEEVYATPPHWIPRTIRWANFSDIWTKYPMGAYFKNSFIVALGATLVNMAFCIPAAYAVARLRFRSKSFIMYLILVVQMFSPIIVVISLFKIVARLGLLNTLLSLILTNSVFTLTFSIWLLGGYFRNVPKEIEEAALIDGCTRLQAIVRVLLPVAMPGVVTTIIYTFITAWNEFMFALTFIQSMDKRPLTLGLYNFIGRWTVQWQYLMAAALLALLPVVILFFFIERELVHGLAGGAVKG
- a CDS encoding DegT/DnrJ/EryC1/StrS family aminotransferase, with protein sequence METLAIFGGKPLNSTPFPMWPSFSEKTKKEALKPLETGLVNYWTGTKGVEFEEKWAAYCGCKFGVSTTNGTSALHTALAACEIGPGDEVIVPSYSFIASAFCVLQAGAIPVFADVRRETHTLDPQDVERKITPRTRAILPVHLYGIPCDMDEIMAIAKAHNLFVIEDCAQAHGSEYKGKKVGSIGHAGAFSFCQSKHFTTGGEGGCVVTNDEDIFWRAKSFRDHGFNVKERLRLLELERKLFYIHERVGFNYRMTEIQSIIGLCELERFESWNKPRRVAIGEKLLSYFTGHEAVLYLPPHRKEGKYISFWLFPIVLDIERIRCSIKEFWQAIEAEGVPVAPVLWPQMYREEAFLKHNGFGRAKFPFRSKEYTNPESVEYHKVHCPNAAWLEERTFCFPAHPVYEDHHVELMIAAFEKVYRHFKR
- a CDS encoding Gfo/Idh/MocA family oxidoreductase, with translation MLVRWGVIGSGGIAKRRTIPEVLRFAKKSEIVALMDVDEEALRSQAREFGITKTYTTVTDLLKEDLDAVYIASPVAFHFVQAKEALEAGKHVLCEKPLSLRVEEAEELLALAEKKNLKFGVAFMMRYNVYHERIKAFIEEGKIGQPVFARAQLTCFYPPIPGAWRQKKATGGGGALMDMGCHCIDLLEWFFGEIREVFGFLDTITHSYEVEDTSTVLLKFKNGAQGFVDNFFNIPDEAGRNLLEIYGTKGAIFAQGTIGQDPGGEVWYYFSEEKRTYDALQKRTSSGWQKLELSPKPLYAQEVDAMSEWILGGEKPRIAAEIGVRNMKVISAIYRSAKTKRAEAV
- a CDS encoding extracellular solute-binding protein, which gives rise to MKKLLGVLVLVSLVLLGASAFGKVEISGLFMKQAGYQESDIRAMTEEFLKIRPDIDVKLSFVAYEELHDKIVVAAASGAGTYDVILLDCIWPAEFAEAGWLLDVTDRLPEEDRADIFPEVLSSVTYKGRLYGMPWLNDWEYFFYNKKMLEDVGAQPPSFWTEVIDISRKLKEKGIVEYPIIDAWGQGEAVVIQWLQYVYAMGGAPFDEAGNPVMNQGKPLEALQFMVDHMNEGLFNPACIESFYEEVRRVFSAGQAAFGLNWTYMYNLANDPQESQIAGNAVIALIPGFPDGRRSATCNGGMGLSILTSSQHPDEAWEYVRYLASKEVQKKYSQNALPIWKSLYDDPELIAQQPELVKVAKEQIHYIFDRPQVPWYSQFSLILSEELQAALTGAKTPKQAMDDAVARAKEVMERYAK
- a CDS encoding sugar ABC transporter permease yields the protein MRSRQKISPSGRPPGGGLLRKKEIAFAWTLILPSFVFIGLILFYPMGLSFYLSLFQVDLTRKGAGTPFVGLANYVDILKSSYFWSSVGRTAYFTVVSIAIEMVIGLFIALLLNEKFKGRGVLRSLLLLPWALPITVDAIMWKWIFNANYGVFNALLTQLGIIEKYQPWLTKPWSAMHCVIVADVWKVTPLVALLLLAGLQTIPRELYEAAYVDGAGWFRTLWKITLPLLGPTITVVLVLRTLDAFRVFDIVYVMTQGGPANATKVISFLTYQEAFKFLHFSRGAALSYIITLIVALLAYLYTQTMKRQIEY
- a CDS encoding carbohydrate ABC transporter permease translates to MGLRRMRIVRGIIIGVFSLLLAGVLLAPPLWLFISSIADLKDLLRIPLRFIPENPSFSRYASILFGSGPESEFRKIMLNSIYVAAFVTLICVALGVLAAYAFSRLRFPGKEKVLFVLLFSYMLPPIAVIIPLYQMFSKVQMLDTREALILVYSAILVPFVIWMMRTYFDTIPRDLEDAAKIDGCTHLQTLFRVILPLCLPGIVATLLFAFLMSWEEFFIALILTSTPQSKTVPVAIAEFSGRHSIDFGMMATGGVLASLPPVFIALFFQKYIIGGLLSGAVKG